In Gadus chalcogrammus isolate NIFS_2021 unplaced genomic scaffold, NIFS_Gcha_1.0 GACHA088, whole genome shotgun sequence, the DNA window gtatggctacaggggaacataggaccctttttgggaaaaactggGATCAtagaacccggggaacatagggatgaccccgaaGCATATTACCCTCGCTGCGCGtcagtgtcctgttcgccctgttggtgcttattttcccgataataaccggcattctatacattatcccttacttattacacagctcttctcaatgctgtagactacattcgtattcggttgctaagcggcgtcaacgactttggcaaattatttctctgctgatcaacgctacgaatgataacaaatacattggaaaaagacacactgtgaagttattttttcgatttggcaagtagccattactaataataccaatactctttggctgggatgatgaggcatcaggcaatcaagtcattttagcctgaatacataggtaagaagcaccagagcaggttgctagtaccatggacagtatcagaacgataacctgttgaactaaatggatttgTGGTatgctacaccacgggatgcatctgcagaccactgccacataaataaaggtaagacgcgatatttattgcttaagatttgctggtgttgtggcgaggtcttttgtgtttttgcactcaagtggtcggctgttttaacttgcaattgatagtcggtggagtcagtcttgTTGACACTAAGTGACTTTTTGTCATTCtggaattctggaataattcagggggggagttcatgagttttggtcagaatgcctgatgtaggctagttttgatggaatgcgtgttgtgaattgagaacagccagctcctgaTGTGATAGGCTACGATTTTTGTAGTGCTTTGTGTAGCCACAccttggcccttctgaacttaaacacgcagttaaattcctttcctagctcctcttgtttatgttgttagcttagccatatcatgtcacgttgtcgacattggatacatggagcacaATATAGTGGGTaatatgtccgatgctttttgaaaacgttttcttcataaaacgtgccagacagattttgtatacattttattccttagtaattagctacatggttatgccgtctttcagaaacTTTCATTATCGGCACTAAAGGTTCTGACGTTCTGCATCtcagtgtggttttcacagtgcactgaggcagagcggaagaaactccagggagtggtaaacactaggggtgaaacggatcagtgtgtccacggttcggttcagataaccgttttgggcctcggtttcggatacggttcggattaggatcatgtccgtggtagtaaaaaggcggacttttttttgacggagggtttgggggagaaacacaaaaatgaatgagacccacaggctatttgcaatgtgttaattgactgcaatcagataACTTGCAAGGCTtgtttgtgcaataaatgttcccctaaatgcatttgaaaacatggtgcactgagtgtaacatgtaagcgataacggccgacgaggtttagaactctggcgacgagcgcagcatgaagccagagttgcctctacctgtccattatttccatcgaaccggtcgacctcgaaggccgttatcccgcttatcacccgtttgtatttatctcccgtatatttagaatataattgtatcaattatatataggaatcgtgcgcttgaacttcagaaaacaacctattacagctacctcattggctcgggcagcactggagagaatgcattccgctgggtcctaaacacccttttgtatcggacgtaggctacagtaggcaaaatacgctacataaggcaatgccttcattaAACTGAAATCctcggatctccagaatgctccgaactgtggtaaacgaaccgaacggattcggatacaattcgaatccgctgcaggcctagtaaacaccgcacagaggatcactggctgccccctgccctccctgaaggacatatacatctcccgctgcctaagcagagcggagagaatcacaaaggacagcGCACACCCTGGCTTTCACCTGTTCAACCTGATGCCCTCAGGCAGGCGCtataggtccatcagaaccaggtcttcacggttcagagacagcttcttcccaaaagctgtatccaccctgaacacacacatgcactgacccccgactgactgacccccccctaacctcccactgctgtattgtactttactttattatttattatacattatttacatttctatttggtatactgttgttcttgttctatttatatatttatttattttctcgaatgcaccaattgggaaagcttactaaaaatgtcgttgtacttgactcgtgcaatgacaaaaggctttctattctattctatttctattctattcctattctaaagagagaaacaggagtgcatcctcattgtagccagcacttctaaaaatgcacttccgaatgcgtctctgtccccagcacatttcaaaccaaactgacgccaatgtccagcaccctcccccctagactcaaagcacAAGCAGGGGCCAggtggaggacactgaacgaacaccagcgcaaaatgatctgagcacaacatgacatgagAGACAAGCgcacttatgccgcttttccaccgcacatgtagctcgactcgacacgacacgactcgacacgactcgacacggtagcagcgcgggtgcttttccaccgcaaatagtacctccgggacgtgggcggggtcgtctgcgcgaaagggccgtgacgtatttttgtacgcgacgcaaacaacacctacgtaacccacacatggacagaacccacataacaacaatggagaacatcgatgcgatggtattcgtgttcgtattattagctggcatgttgaagaagtggaatatgttggctgcggcgctactatggctgttctatcgttaccagcatggttgccatgtcgctctcgtgacttcgtcacactctctggccaatcagtggccggccgtctgccgacgtcaccttttagcatcggctcagccgcttggaacctagagcgaggcggtactagaaaaagcagccacttgaggtactagatcgcggtggaaacgcaaaaaaggcgagctgagtcgagtcgagtcgtgtcgagctggtaccatgcagtggaaaagcggcattattcTATTTTGACGATAAcaatgctgtgttccaatatccatactatccgtacttactagccttagtatgagtacgtagggcgttccgattcagatcgggcgaaaataagtgtactgaaaggacccggatgttgtactcaaaacggtcaaatggCGAAGTGTGGATCGATTTACACATTTCGTACTCAACAACGGCAGCactcttagctacgtagcggaagagggcggaacCAGGCTAAGCCAAAGtctgcgcattttccacatagcctgcattaatggagtcattttgtagtttttatagattttcatagctgctaggcgtaaagagttcaccgatcaaagcgggatgtttattgcgggggaggagccgcggccgcaatcgtgatcgtaatttccggttagttcACCACGGAgcattcgatttggaacaacactgacctcTGAAAaatagcgcacttagtgagtgtggatagtgtactacgtttaagggtactcatggaagtatggttattggaacacagcacaagtgacaacgtgtccttccctgtaAGCTGATCAGTTAACATTCATAAATTGTGAATTCATTGATCTTTGAGAataataaaccagctcatgtggcatctgtcttgaaacccttctgggcccttgactgattccatctttgaaatacaactcccaagtttgactcgtgtttaacagggcgctggtcatgatgcttttccaaagaggaccaggcttttcagCGCAGTTAGAATccagtacattctcagttgatccaggttGTTTGCTTgcattagggctgggcgatttggcctaaaaataaaatctcaattttttctaactaatggacgattttcgatttaaacctcgatttattttttctgtttttctctaaacaaattccattgaaacccatgtacgtgtgtggcgcttatggggtgtcgcaccacactcaccaacgcaggggtctacaacccgctgatttaagagtatcacgattatcaacaatcatggaaagctgagtaggtttatcagttttaataacagtatgaacaaatagaacacaaaaatgacaagttgtcctttgtatatctatagtagcaatagcacatgctaaacaaggacaacatctactcagaataattgaatgaactgtttacatccatggctaaccagtgcatgagaaggagatgacaggagactaatgtttcactctttcaattgctctaatttgagctcttactgttgttatctaacataccatacagtaatttaattgtgtaaaagtgtgaaattactgccccttaaaaatgaccatgaattagctatactctcatttgcatagtgattaacattatgaatttaaattgtgtataccaactgtatgttggctgacatttacctataactttttttccctccactctaaccaaggatgcctgtttttaaattccctagcctgacacccagcctgaaaggctggccaggggtcctcatctaaaagtaacaaggagatataaagtgggattaaaacattgtcttctgttgactacttattatgtggtttacacattaatatgggaggactggacacacacacacacacacgcacgcacgcacgcacgcacgcacgcacgcacgcacgcacgcacgcacgcacgcacacgcgagaaggaggggctcggcccgctaactaacgtgcagagatgcaggggcagcttcgcgcttcgtaacagagacagggcagagcgcgagcgcgcagcgggaattttatgaatggtgaatgtaggagataacttcccctgcttaaagtattttattgcagttataccaaaccgatatttccgaaaaataaacacagaagtgaaagatctgtcacaagacgattgatacgtatccgtgcacatttttaagtgggtatacgcaaatcctggtgcgttcctagtgggtatacggcgtatacctgcgtatcacgtagactacaccactgcttgtaactaagagaacacacatgtgagttgttgatcacaaattatttgtatacataacgtcatctttgcaaaagacgtttaactgaaaagtgtttcaatcgacccggctctcccccaagtctgtcgggggcgaggtgaatgtgattgcagtaggctgagttttgcgcgcgttctggaaagtgagagaggaggctactacggagtctattcagcaaaacaaatcggaagagtctagaactgtttttaaatcgcgatttttcggttcagccatttcacaaaccgtaggaaagaaaaaatgcaaattaatcgattaaaccgaaaaaatcgcccagccctagcttGCAtgtatgcaatgtgtattactaacctacagcaggcatgcctccaccaatatcctcttcaaccttgattgaaatggtgtctggggtctgctgctttccacataaagaaggaaacacagaaAAGACATTCTTTCATTGgcacagaatagttgttaatCCCCACTTACGACTCATTGATTCATGAAAGGTGTATGCTTTATaagggtgtgtgctggagttgtaacagaggaagcctctcttttggatggcgaatgagaagattatttccaacctgcacactcagctcctcgcggcagaccagccgctcgccgcgctccaggctcttggccgcgctgtggtccgcagacagcgagttcaggggctccacttctgacgcggtgaagaggttGTCATGGCCGTCCGTCGCCAAagggccctcccctttaccgtagacgctcagaatcttcagctccccgctgtgactggacatgtgggaggagccaggggcatccacacccagactctctgaggtggcgccacgctgcgtgctacggtctccaaaggcatcgaggtcttctgcagagggagaaaaaaaggaaaaagtaatcgttttgatacattatttgcataaagggaggcattgtgtatttgtacaagtgaaagaaactctttaaatgaatgcaacattgacacagagggtttaaaatgtgtactgcttacaaagattcacagttttggagagggacgtctcctccagcatccTCCTCcatagactcaaagctcaagtggtgggccaggttaaggacactcaacgaacactagcgcaaagtgatctgatcacaacatgacatgcgagGCAAGCACAATAATTCTATTtggacactaaaaagcaacgagtccttccctctaagctgatcagctaacattcatacattatgaattcattgatgtttgagaatgataaaccagctcatgtggcatctgtcttgaaacccttctgggctcttgactgattccatctttgaaatgcaactcccaagtttgactcgtgttttagcagggcgctggtcctgatgcttttcaaaagaggaccaggctttttagcgcagatagaatctagcatcagcctagaatctatgcCATCTAGAATCTACtacatcaaagaaaaaaaaaggctcaATGAGGAAAGTACacaccttcacttttaaaatggggctgcAAAGACTTTAAGGATAGCTGTGTGCCTACAAGTATGCGTTTCCAGGTGTTATGTCTGGCAGGCGacatcccttgagagaagctgctgaatggaagcacttgatgagctggcctgcGTAGAGACAACAAAGTTAAATTAGTACTACATTTGTAACATTGTATATAGTCCAGCAgcaagttgtaagaagatataagataagcatgtttagtgaattacattagcctaatacttaaaattagttctatgaaatgatattacatccttgatttgtttacatattttatagttcatctcatcaactcgataccatgacatcaagcgcttcagaaatctgctaataaccctttgatttgaatcaggtgtgaAGGGGAAAACATGCCTATAATAGTGCGTTTCAGGTACACTTTTAGCCCGTAAACAACCAGTTATAACTGGgagtacaagagggtagaagggTGCGAAAACAGGGGTTGCCTGGAACgcaccatatgtatttaggatgagtttaacaggtcgatcatctcctcatcagtaaaacgctagaactactgcggtccagtggccggtagaatacagttgtattagtttgttgtatggtgagcagacattgttaaacattgcattcccttggtatccaagcagtagagatcagtgcctgtagcccctttgttgaattgtgcccattctcgtgtgatgcCCCTTGCTTGCTGAGGTGCACACTCGAGTTACAGTGCGTGTATTTATGGttatgaatgggcggccatgtattagtccgctgtcctttctctaataggtccatggtatttacacacataactgatgctatctaccttacttaacattagcgacaataacttggctgttagctgtagcgctaatgctaaagcaacattataatgctaacaaggtaaccatacACAGtacagcaacacaatgatatggcgttagttaacttactttgtcgaggtttgtagctgagccgaggagagttggtactgatccagacttgattttcagacgttgagcaag includes these proteins:
- the LOC130378554 gene encoding uncharacterized protein LOC130378554 is translated as MSPARHNTWKRILVGTQLSLKSLQPHFKSEEDLDAFGDRSTQRGATSESLGVDAPGSSHMSSHSGELKILSVYGKGEGPLATDGHDNLFTASEVEPLNSLSADHSAAKSLERGERLVCREELSVQQTPDTISIKVEEDIGGGMPAVEDCDAFGDRSTQRGATSESLGVDAPGSSHMSSHSRELRILSVYGKGRAHWRWTAMTTSSPRQKWSP